CACCGGCCACGGGCGAGCTACCCCAGCTCCACCCGCCTCGGGCACAGCGCGGCCTCAGCCGGGTCGTTCGTAGCGAGGACCACGACACGTGAGCCGTCGGCGACGAGAGAGGCCGTGAGGTCGCGGCCGGCCGCGTCGAGCGTGGCGCCGGGCTCGTCCAGCAGGAGGACCGGCGGGTCGTGGACGAGCGCGGTCGCGAGGCGGAGCCGCTGGCGCATCCCGGTCGAGAACGCCGCGACGGGGTCGTCCATCCGCCCCCAGAGGCCGACGCGGTCGAGCGTCGCTTCGACGCGGGCCGCGGCGTCGGGGAGCGCGCGGGCGCGGGTGAGGAAGGCGAGCGTCTCACGCGCCGTGAGCGCGTCGTAGAGGTCGAGGGCGGGGGCCACGTAGCCGACGCGGAGCGGCACGTCGCGGGCCGGAATCGTGGCGCCGTTGATCTCGAGGCGAGCCTCGCCGCCGGTCGGGGCCAGGAGCCCGGCGAACAGGAGGAGGAGCGTCGACTTGCCCGAGCCGTTGGCGCCGAGCACGGCCAACGGGGCGCCGGGCTCGACCGCCACCGTCAGACCATCGAAGAGCCGCCGACGGCCGAAGCGCATCGAGAGCTGGTCGGCGGCGAGACGGGCGGGCACGGGGCGGTCGGGGGGGACCGGAGAAGCTACCGACGGGCAGAACAGACCCGGCGGCCCGTCCGTACCGCCCTCATGCGCCCCGCTCACCCGCTCTCTCTCGCGGTGGCCCTGGCCCTCGCCGCGACGGCGTGCGAGCCGGCCCCGCCCGCGCCCGCCCCCGTCGTCGCGGCCGACTCGATGGGCATGGCCTCCCCCCTGCCGCCAGACACGGTCGACGTGCAGGGGGTGACCGAGGCGCGGGCAGTGATCGCCCCGGTCGGCGACGGTGAGGTGGAAGGCGCGGTGACGTTCACGCGAGTGGCCGGCGGCGTCCGCGTCCACGCGTCATTGGAGGGGCTGAGCGCGAGCGACTTCCACGCCCTCCAGGTCCTGCGCGGCCGAGACTGCGACGCGGACCCGACGGTCCACCTCGGGGCCGAGGCGGGCGCCCCGCACGGGGGGCCGTATTCGCCTCCCGGCCTCCGCCACGCCGGCGACCTCGGCAACGTCCGCGGCGACGACGGCGACGGGCGCTACGACCGGATCGACCCCGAGCTCTCGCTCGATGGCACGGCGTCGCTCGTCGGGCGCGCCGTCGTCCTCCGCGCCGGGCGCGACGACGCGGCCTCGCCCGACGGCGCCGCGGGCGACGTCATCGGGTGCGGCATCGCCGAGAGGGTCCGATGAGGCAGGCCGCGCTTCCCCTCGCCGCTCTCGTGCTGGGCCTCGGACTCGGCTGGGTCCTCCACACCCAGACCACGCCGCCCGCCCCCCCGCCGCCGCCCGCCGCCGGCACCGCCCCCGCCGTCGACTCGCTCGAGACGTTCGTGGCGCGGCTCCGCGGCCGGTTCGAGCAGCTCCGCGAGCCGACGTCGTTCGAGGAGAACCGCCTCCGCCGGCCGAGCACGCCGTCGTACACCGAGCACCTCGACATGGCCGACTCGCTCGGCGTGCCGCCGCTCGAGAGCGAGGCCGACCTCGACCGCCACCTCCGCACGGGCGAGCTCGTCCCGCTCGTCGACAACGAGTACTACGTCCTCCGCGTTCTGGAGCACTCGAAGCCGTTCGTCCGCCCCCTCATGATCGAGCGGCTGGAGGAGATCGGCGAACGGTTCCAGGCGGAGCTCGCGGAGGCCGGGCTCCCGCCGTACCGGTTCGCGATCTCGTCGGCCCTCCGGACGGCCGACCTCCAGGACGACCTCCAGCAGTCGAACCGGAACGCCGCGACGGGCCGCTCCAGCCATGAGTACGGCGCCTCCGTCGACCTCGTCTACACGCGCTACGCGCTCTGGCCGACGGCCGCCGACACGCTCACGGTCCCGTTTTCCGACGCCGCCACGCCGACCGCCCAGCGCCTCGCCATCCGCTGGGCCGACGACCTCGCGGGGACCTACGACGACCGCCTGTTCGGCGCGCTGGCGCGTGTGCTCGGGAGGATGCAGGACGAAGGCGAGCTGCTGGTGCTGCTGGAGGACGAGCAGCCCGTCTTCCACATCACGATCGACGGCGAGTAACGCGCTCGCGAAGAGCCGACGCCGCGGGAACGATCCGGCCGGACGTCCTTTTCCTCGACTCGTCCCTCCGCCGCTCCGTGTCCGCCTCCCCGCCCGACGTCCAGCCTCTCATCGAGCCCCGGCCGGATTCGGAGCCGATGGCGCCGCTGCCCCCACGCCCGCGCTACCGCAAGAAGCGGTGGTGGGCGGTCGGCCTGGGGCTCGCTCTCGTCGGGGCCGCAATCGTGTTCGGGGTCCGGACGAACCGGGGGATCGAGGCCACCTTCGCGGTCCAGGAGCGGTACGTCGCCGAGGTCGAGCGCGCGTTCGAGTCGATCCCGATGCTCTCGGACGAGGAGATCGCCCTCCTCCGCCGCTCGCGGAACGCCCGACACGTCGAACTGGCCGAGACGTTCGGCGTCGGCCCGCCCGACACGCGCGCCGAGGCCGACAGCCTCGGCGACCGCTACGCCTTCGTCACGATCGAGACGGACTCGCTCTACACGGTCCTCCCCGGTGAGTACTCGGTCCCCCGCCTCACGCCGAGCGCGGCGGCCTCGCTCGACAGCATCGCCGTCCGGTTCCGAGAGAAGCTGGACCAGCGGGGCCTCCCGCCGTTCCGGTTCGCCGTCTCCTCGGTCTGGCGGACGGGCGCCGACCAAGCGGCCCTCCGCGGCGGCAACGTCAACGCCGCCGCCGGCCGCTCCAGCCACGAGTACGGGACGACGTACGACATCACGTACAACCCGACGCGCTACTCGCCGGCCCCCGACGCGCTCCCGCCGCCGCCGCGCGTCGACGACCGCGTGCCCGGCTTCCTGCACGAGGTCGTCCGCGAGCGGCTCGTGGCGGAGCAGCGGGCCGACCTCGATCGGCTCGCCGCCGACTACCCGTCGCGGCTGACGGCGGCGCTCGGCCGCGCGCTCATCGAGTTGGAGGACGAGGGCGTGCTGGCGGTCGTCCGCGAGCGGCGCCAGCCGGTGTACCACGTGACGGTCGCCCGGCGGCTCGTGCCGCGCCCCGCCGCCGAGTAGCCCCGCCTCGGCGCCGAGGCGGAGGGAGCCGGGGCGGGTGACGGAGCGTCGTCGTCGCTGCGGGGTAGGATGGCCGAGATGCCCGCCCTCGACGCCCCCGACGACGACGCCCTCCTCTACGGCCACGACCCGGCCGAGCGGATCGTCGCGCTCCACCCGGTCGGGCCGGCCGCGATGCGGCTCTACCGCCGCCGCTCGCCCACGGAGGTCACGACCGAGGACGTCCGCGTCCACCCGTTCTTTTTCCTGTCGGATGTCGACCTGCTCCGCGGCTTCCCGCGCGACCGGTTCCAGTTCCAGGAGCTCGACGGCGCCGGCTTCTTCCGGTACGTGGTCGCCTTCCCCGACCGGAACAGCTACTTCGACGCGCTCCGCCACGTCGAGCGGACGACGGAGACCGAGAAGAGCCGTCCCGACGAGGTCTACCTCCCCGGCTCGCCCGAGCAGCAGTACCTCATGCAGACCGGGCGGACGCTGTTCAAGGGGATGGACTTTTCCGACCTCGTCCGCCTCCAGCTCGACATCGAGGTTTACAGCCCCGAGGGGTTCCCGCAGGCGACGACGCCGGAGCACCGCGTGATCCTCGTCGCGCTCAGCGACTCGACCGGGTGGAATCGGCTCGTCGGCGCCCCGGGCATGACGGAGGAGGAGGTCCTGCGCGAGACCCTGAGCCTCGTCAAGGAGCGCGACCCCGACGTCATCGAGGGCCACAACATCTTCGGGTTCGACCTGCCGTACGTGTTCGAGCGGTGCCGTCGGCACGGCATCCCGGTCGACCTCGGGCGCGACGGGAGCCTCCCCCGCTCCTACCCGACCTCGATGCGGTTCGCCGAGCGGTCGGTCGAGTTCGAGGCCGTCGAGATCGCCGGGCGGCACGTCATCGACACGCTCCACCAGGTGATGGCGTTCGACGTGTTCAAGCGGGACCTCCCGAACTACACGCTCAAGGGCGCGGCGAAGTACTTCGGCTTCGCCCCGGAGGGCCGGACGTACGTGCCGGGCGACGAGATCGCGCACGTGTGGGACACCGACCCGCACCGGCTCATGGAGTACGCCATCGACGACGCGACGGAGACGGAGCGGCTGGCGCGGCACCTCAGCGGGAGCACGTTCTACCTCACGCAGATGGTGCCGATGCCGTACGCCCAGGCCGCCCGCACCGGCCCGGCGGCGAAGGTCGAGGCCCTCTTCGTCCGCGGCTACCTCCACGCCCGCCACAGCCTCCCGCGCGCCGACTTCGGCTCGCAGGTCGTCGGCGGCTACACCGACGTGTTCGTGACCGGCGTCGTCGGGCCCGTCGTCTACGCCGACGTCGAGAGCCTGTACCCGTCGATCATGCTCCACTACGACGTCCAGCCGAAGGGCGACGCGCTGGGTCTGTTCCCGCGCCTCCTCCGGCGCCTGACGGACCTCCGGTTCGAGACGAAGGACGCCATGCGCGAGGCCGACGACGCCCACGACCGCGGCGAGCTCGACGCCCGCCAGTCGGCGTTCAAGATCGTCATCAACAGCTTCTACGGGAACATGGGCTTCGGCTACGCCCTGTTCAACGACTTCGCCGAGGCGGACCGGGTCGCGCGGACGGGGCAGGAGCTCCTCCGCCAGATCATCCGGCTGGCGCGAGACGCTGGGGCGAAGGTCGTCGAGGTCGACACCGACGGCGTCTTGTTCATCCCGCCGGACGGCGTGGAGGGCGAAGCCGCCGAGCGCGCGTTCGTCCGCGACCTCAGCGAGCAGATGCCGGAGGGGATCCGGATCGGGTTCGACGGCCGCTTCCGGCGGATGCTCTCGTACAAGAAGAAGAACTACGCGCTCCTCGACTACGACGGGCACCTGAAGTTCAAGGGGTCGAGCCTCGTGTCGCGCTCGTCGGAGCGGTTCGGACGGCGGTTCGTGCGCGAGGCGATCCGGCTGCTCCTCGAGGAGGACGTCCGAGCGCTCCACGACCTCTACCTCCGACACCGGCGCCAGATCGAGGCCCACGACTGGTTGGGCGTCGAGAGTTTCCAGCGCGTCGAGACGCTGAAGGCGTCGATCGAGCAGTACGAGCGGGCGGTCGCCGCCGGCGAGCGGACCCGGAGCGCGGCCTACGAGGTCGCCCGGCAGGAAGCCGAGCGGACCGGACGCCGGCCTCGCATCGGCGACCGGGTGGCGTACTACATCGCCGAGGGGGGCGGGCGCGTGTTCGAGGCGGCCAAGCCGGCCGAGGCCTGGGACCCCGAGGCTCCCGACGAGTCGACGGCGTTCTACCTCGACCGCCTCGACCAGCTCGCGGGCCGGTTCGAGCCGTTCTTCGAGACCGCGGCCCAGTTCCAGCTCGTGTTCTCGGAGGAGGACCTGTTCGGGTTCGACCCCGCCTCCGTCCGCCTCGTCGTCCGCGAGCGCGACCCCGACGAGGTCGAAGACGACGTCCCGTTTTGACGCCATGGGGATTCCCCCGGTGCGTCTTGTAAGACAAACTCCGACAAGCCCGTAAAGGGAGTTCGAAGCGCTGACAGCGGAAGAACTGCACGGAGCACACGTCCGTGCGCATCGGTGGCTCCACCCGACAGCCCCATCATGAACCGATTCCTGACCCTGCTCACGCTCTGCCTTGTGCTGATCGTCGTCTTCATCGCGGCGACCTGAGGTCCTGACGCGGCCCTGTAGGTGAAGCGCTGACGGCGGCGTCGGCGCAGGACACGTCGGTGGCTAGGGGGCGAACCCGGGAGGTCTCGGGCTCATGCAACGAGTCCATTCCACAACGCCCTCCCTGATGTCTCGCACTCTCTCCCTCGGCGCCCTCGCGCTGGCTCTCGCCGTTGCCCCCGGCTGCATGTCCTCCGCCTCGATGAACGGGTCGGCGGACGCCGGCGGCGCCTCGGCCGGCGTGATGGTCGGCGGCGCCATGATGCTGCCCTCGCAGACGCTCGTCGAGAACGCCTCCGGCGCCTCGAACCTCACGACGCTCGTCTCGGCCGTCCAGGCCGCCGAGCTCGTCGAGACGCTCAGCGGCGACGGGCCCTTCACGGTGTTCGCCCCCACCAACACCGCCTTCGGCAAGGTGCCGGAGTCCGCGCTCAACACGCTGCTGATGCCGGAGAATCAGGCCCAGCTCCAGGGCGTCCTGACCTTCCACGTCGTCCCGGGCCGCCTCTCCGCTGCCGACCTCCGCGACGGCCAGACGCTCACGACCGTCAACGGCGAGACGCTCACCGTCACGAAGGCGAACGGCCAGGTGATGATCGGCAACGCCAACGGCATGGCGACGGTCACGCAGGCCGACGTGTACGCCTCGAACGGCGTCGCCCACGTCATCGACTCGGTCTTGATGCCGTAGGGCCGGGACCATCGGGTCGCGCGGCGGAGCCTCCTGACCGCCGCGGCGTTCCGAGCGGGGACGGCCTCCGGGCCGTCCCCGTGTTTCGTTTCCCCCGCTTCCATGGCCGACCGCACCGTCCTGATCCTCGGCGCCACCGGACTCGTCGGTCACCACGCGCTCCGGCGGTTCGCCGCCGACCGCCGGTGGGCCCGCGTCGTCACGCTCGGCCGTCGCCCCCTCGAGACCGCCGGCCCGACGCACGAGGACCACGTCGTCGACTTCGACCGCCTCGACGAGCAGGCCGAGCTGTTCGCCTGCGACGACCTCGTCTGTGCGCTGGGCACGACGATGCGGCAGGCAGGCTCCGAGGAGGCCTTTCGACGGGTCGACCTGGAGATCCCGTTCGAAGCCGCGCAGCTGGCCCACTCGGCTGGCGCCGCGCAGATGCTCCTCGTGAGCGCGCTCGGCGCCGATTCCGAGTCCCGGATCTTCTACAACCGGACGAAGGGCGAGGCCGAGCGGGCCGTGGAGCGCGTCGGGTTTGGGGCCCTCCAACTCCTCCGGCCGTCGCTCCTCGCGGGCGACCGCGCGGAGGCCCGCTGGGGCGAGCGGCTGGGGCTCGCGGTGCTCTCGCCGCTCGTGCCGGTCCTCCGGGGCCCCCTCGCCGCCCTCCGGCCCACCGAGGCGGACGATGTCGCCGCGGCGCTCGTCGCGATCGCCGGCGCCCGCCCGACGGGCCGCCACGTCTACCGCCCCGGCGCGATCCGCCAGTGGGCCGGCGACCGGGGGGCGGACTCCTAGCGGGGCATCGGGGAGGGCACCAGAGTCCCCAGGATCGTGTGAGGACGGCCTCCAGAGGCGCTGTGGGTGGACCACGCCCGGACGAAGCCCCGTTGGCCTCTTCCTCTCCCAACCCCTCCCCTCTCATGCGACGCCTCTCTTTCCTCCTCCTCGCCCTCGCCGTCGCCGGTTGCTCGACCGGCCAGATGAACACCGACAACGACCTCCAGGGCGACCTCCGACTGAACGCCGGTGCGCTCTCGGCCGATCAAACGATCGTCGAGAACGCGATGACACAGCCCGAGCTCTCGACGCTCGTCGCCGCCGTCCAGCGGGCCGACCTCGTGAGCGCGCTCAACGGCCCCGGCCCCTACACCGTCTTCGCCCCGATCGACCCGGCCTGGACGATGGACCTCGGCGAGATCGACGACGACCAGCTCGCCGACGTCCTCACGTATCACGTCGTGGAGGGTGACTACCGATCCACGGAGCTGACCGACGGCATGACGCTCGAGACGCTCAACGGCGAGGAGCTCACCATCCAGACGCTCCAGAACCGCGACCCGATGATGAAGGTCGACGACGCCGACATCGTCTACGCCGACATCGAGTCGAGCAACGGGCGGGTCCACCTCATCAACCTCGTCCTCGACCCGACGCGCGGCAGCGGCGCTCAGTAGCCCCCGCCTCGGGTTTCGCTTCGCGGGCCGTCCTTCGGTGCGGCCCGCGGTCCGTTTGTGCGAAGCCCGGGAGGGGACGTCCGCGTGCCCTGGCATCTAACGTGGGATGCCGTAGTTTCGGCGTGGACCTTGCCCCGCCGCATCTGACTCGTTGAGACGCTCCTCCGCTCTCCCGCCCCGGCCCGTCCGGGTCCGATGCTCCGCGAACGCAGCCTCCTCCTCCAGCGCCTCCTCTTCGGCGCCGACCTCGCGCTGATCGCCCTGGCCTGGGTGATCGCCTGGGTCGTCCGGTTCGAAGTGCTCACGCCGCCCCAGTGGGTGCCGCTGAGCCAGTACCTCGGCTTCCTCCCGTTCGTGCTCGCGGTGTGGGCCGGCGTGCTCCTTGTGTCCGGGTTGTACCGGACGCGCCGCGCGCAGCGGCTGACGTTGGTGGCCTACGCCGTGGCCCGAGCGGTCGCGCTCGGACTCGTGGTCTCGCTCGGCGCGCTGTTCTTCTACCGCGAGTTCTCGTTCTCGCGCCTCCACGTGGGGCTGTTCGCCCTGATCGCGTCGGTCCTGCTCGTGGGCCTCCGGTTCGGGATCTACACGGTCCTGCGGCGGGGCCGGCAATCGGGCAAGAACGTTCGCCGCGTGCTGATCGTAGGGGCCGGGAAGGCCGGCCAGCGGCTGGCCCGCGCGTTCCGGCACTACCCGTGGATGGGCTTCGAGGTCATCGGCTTCCTCGACGACCGCGAGGGGGCCGTCGAGGCCGAGCCGCCGGACCCGCTCTACCCCGAGGTCGTCGAGCGGCCCGACGTGCTCGGCCCGGTCTCGGCCGTCGCCTCGCTCCTCGACCGGCACGCGCCGGAGGGCGGCGGCGGGATCGACATGGTGTACGCCGCGCTCCCGCTCTCGGCGGCCGACAAGATCCAGGAGGTCGCCGATGCCTGCGCCCGGCACACGGCGCACCTCTGCCTCGTGCCCGACCTGTTCGGCCTCGACCTCCTCAACAGCCGGATCTCCGACGTCGACGGGCTGCCGGTCATTCACCTCATGGACGAGGCGCCGCTCGACATCCGCCAGGTGATCAAGCGGACGGGCGACGTGGCGTTCTCGCTGGCGGCGCTCGTGCTCCTGGCGCCGGTGCTGGCCGTGATCGCCGTGGCCGTCAAGCTGTCGTCGCCGGGACCGGTCCTCTACCGCCAGACGCGGATGGGGCTGAACGGGCAGAACTTCGAGATCCTCAAGTTCCGCTCGATGCCGGTCGACGCCGAGGCCAAGACGGGCGCCGTGTGGTCGACGAAGGGCGAGACGCGGGCGACGCGGGTCGGGAGCTTCCTGCGGCGGACGAGCCTCGACGAGCTCCCGCAGTTCTGGAACGTG
This sequence is a window from Rubrivirga marina. Protein-coding genes within it:
- a CDS encoding fasciclin domain-containing protein yields the protein MSRTLSLGALALALAVAPGCMSSASMNGSADAGGASAGVMVGGAMMLPSQTLVENASGASNLTTLVSAVQAAELVETLSGDGPFTVFAPTNTAFGKVPESALNTLLMPENQAQLQGVLTFHVVPGRLSAADLRDGQTLTTVNGETLTVTKANGQVMIGNANGMATVTQADVYASNGVAHVIDSVLMP
- a CDS encoding DUF5715 family protein, with translation MRQAALPLAALVLGLGLGWVLHTQTTPPAPPPPPAAGTAPAVDSLETFVARLRGRFEQLREPTSFEENRLRRPSTPSYTEHLDMADSLGVPPLESEADLDRHLRTGELVPLVDNEYYVLRVLEHSKPFVRPLMIERLEEIGERFQAELAEAGLPPYRFAISSALRTADLQDDLQQSNRNAATGRSSHEYGASVDLVYTRYALWPTAADTLTVPFSDAATPTAQRLAIRWADDLAGTYDDRLFGALARVLGRMQDEGELLVLLEDEQPVFHITIDGE
- a CDS encoding fasciclin domain-containing protein: MRRLSFLLLALAVAGCSTGQMNTDNDLQGDLRLNAGALSADQTIVENAMTQPELSTLVAAVQRADLVSALNGPGPYTVFAPIDPAWTMDLGEIDDDQLADVLTYHVVEGDYRSTELTDGMTLETLNGEELTIQTLQNRDPMMKVDDADIVYADIESSNGRVHLINLVLDPTRGSGAQ
- a CDS encoding superoxide dismutase family protein, with amino-acid sequence MRPAHPLSLAVALALAATACEPAPPAPAPVVAADSMGMASPLPPDTVDVQGVTEARAVIAPVGDGEVEGAVTFTRVAGGVRVHASLEGLSASDFHALQVLRGRDCDADPTVHLGAEAGAPHGGPYSPPGLRHAGDLGNVRGDDGDGRYDRIDPELSLDGTASLVGRAVVLRAGRDDAASPDGAAGDVIGCGIAERVR
- a CDS encoding ABC transporter ATP-binding protein encodes the protein MPARLAADQLSMRFGRRRLFDGLTVAVEPGAPLAVLGANGSGKSTLLLLFAGLLAPTGGEARLEINGATIPARDVPLRVGYVAPALDLYDALTARETLAFLTRARALPDAAARVEATLDRVGLWGRMDDPVAAFSTGMRQRLRLATALVHDPPVLLLDEPGATLDAAGRDLTASLVADGSRVVVLATNDPAEAALCPRRVELG
- a CDS encoding undecaprenyl-phosphate glucose phosphotransferase, whose protein sequence is MLRERSLLLQRLLFGADLALIALAWVIAWVVRFEVLTPPQWVPLSQYLGFLPFVLAVWAGVLLVSGLYRTRRAQRLTLVAYAVARAVALGLVVSLGALFFYREFSFSRLHVGLFALIASVLLVGLRFGIYTVLRRGRQSGKNVRRVLIVGAGKAGQRLARAFRHYPWMGFEVIGFLDDREGAVEAEPPDPLYPEVVERPDVLGPVSAVASLLDRHAPEGGGGIDMVYAALPLSAADKIQEVADACARHTAHLCLVPDLFGLDLLNSRISDVDGLPVIHLMDEAPLDIRQVIKRTGDVAFSLAALVLLAPVLAVIAVAVKLSSPGPVLYRQTRMGLNGQNFEILKFRSMPVDAEAKTGAVWSTKGETRATRVGSFLRRTSLDELPQFWNVLMGDMSVVGPRPERPALIEDFRHQIPGYMLRHKTKAGITGWAQVHGWRGDTSLTKRIEYDLYYIQNWSLWLDLKIVVMTVFKGFVHENAH
- a CDS encoding DNA polymerase domain-containing protein yields the protein MPALDAPDDDALLYGHDPAERIVALHPVGPAAMRLYRRRSPTEVTTEDVRVHPFFFLSDVDLLRGFPRDRFQFQELDGAGFFRYVVAFPDRNSYFDALRHVERTTETEKSRPDEVYLPGSPEQQYLMQTGRTLFKGMDFSDLVRLQLDIEVYSPEGFPQATTPEHRVILVALSDSTGWNRLVGAPGMTEEEVLRETLSLVKERDPDVIEGHNIFGFDLPYVFERCRRHGIPVDLGRDGSLPRSYPTSMRFAERSVEFEAVEIAGRHVIDTLHQVMAFDVFKRDLPNYTLKGAAKYFGFAPEGRTYVPGDEIAHVWDTDPHRLMEYAIDDATETERLARHLSGSTFYLTQMVPMPYAQAARTGPAAKVEALFVRGYLHARHSLPRADFGSQVVGGYTDVFVTGVVGPVVYADVESLYPSIMLHYDVQPKGDALGLFPRLLRRLTDLRFETKDAMREADDAHDRGELDARQSAFKIVINSFYGNMGFGYALFNDFAEADRVARTGQELLRQIIRLARDAGAKVVEVDTDGVLFIPPDGVEGEAAERAFVRDLSEQMPEGIRIGFDGRFRRMLSYKKKNYALLDYDGHLKFKGSSLVSRSSERFGRRFVREAIRLLLEEDVRALHDLYLRHRRQIEAHDWLGVESFQRVETLKASIEQYERAVAAGERTRSAAYEVARQEAERTGRRPRIGDRVAYYIAEGGGRVFEAAKPAEAWDPEAPDESTAFYLDRLDQLAGRFEPFFETAAQFQLVFSEEDLFGFDPASVRLVVRERDPDEVEDDVPF
- a CDS encoding DUF5715 family protein — translated: MSASPPDVQPLIEPRPDSEPMAPLPPRPRYRKKRWWAVGLGLALVGAAIVFGVRTNRGIEATFAVQERYVAEVERAFESIPMLSDEEIALLRRSRNARHVELAETFGVGPPDTRAEADSLGDRYAFVTIETDSLYTVLPGEYSVPRLTPSAAASLDSIAVRFREKLDQRGLPPFRFAVSSVWRTGADQAALRGGNVNAAAGRSSHEYGTTYDITYNPTRYSPAPDALPPPPRVDDRVPGFLHEVVRERLVAEQRADLDRLAADYPSRLTAALGRALIELEDEGVLAVVRERRQPVYHVTVARRLVPRPAAE
- a CDS encoding NAD-dependent epimerase/dehydratase family protein, which gives rise to MADRTVLILGATGLVGHHALRRFAADRRWARVVTLGRRPLETAGPTHEDHVVDFDRLDEQAELFACDDLVCALGTTMRQAGSEEAFRRVDLEIPFEAAQLAHSAGAAQMLLVSALGADSESRIFYNRTKGEAERAVERVGFGALQLLRPSLLAGDRAEARWGERLGLAVLSPLVPVLRGPLAALRPTEADDVAAALVAIAGARPTGRHVYRPGAIRQWAGDRGADS